A single region of the Chryseobacterium culicis genome encodes:
- a CDS encoding S41 family peptidase — MHPQLYWYIPKKELEYKFDSLKQTITEPLTPLQFYFKLQPVIAGIREGHLSLRIPRKKFTKTEIKRLEHQKGMFSRFEYYISGDRMYIIQNRDSIENIQPGTEILSINNIPVSDYIKKYRGLISSDGDNTTFQPYFLKDLFFNFYTAENGFGTQATLETLYEGEKRTYTLTRETKSDSDLEKDKEMQKKTPEKKLNDYVASSNSYNRSFRFLDKDSTIAYIKVKSFSRDYSDEFYKKTFAKISHAKSSYLIIDVRNNYGGSLYEINNLYSYLADEPFTLIKPSQLTSRNVPLRTNYFRKSTPLEYALKSIAYPSYFFAQTFSTYKKDGKVFYKMKADKPTKPKKESFHGKVFVLINGGSFSASSIITAKLKNDKRATLVGEETGGANDGTVAGFYSYQKLPNSEIRFPIGLLLVQPNINFSDSRKGVVPDVTITENMQDILDKKDPQLDWIKNEIAKEKQNKGQ, encoded by the coding sequence ATGCATCCTCAACTATACTGGTATATTCCTAAGAAGGAATTGGAATATAAATTTGACAGTCTTAAACAGACAATCACCGAACCTCTTACTCCTCTACAGTTTTATTTTAAGCTCCAGCCTGTCATTGCTGGAATTCGCGAAGGGCATCTTTCATTAAGAATTCCCAGAAAGAAATTTACCAAAACCGAAATCAAAAGACTGGAACATCAGAAAGGAATGTTCAGCCGTTTTGAATATTACATTTCTGGAGACCGGATGTATATCATTCAAAACAGAGATTCTATTGAAAATATACAACCGGGAACTGAGATTTTATCCATCAACAATATCCCTGTATCTGATTATATAAAGAAGTACAGAGGCCTGATCAGTAGTGATGGTGATAATACCACTTTCCAGCCGTATTTTTTAAAAGATCTGTTCTTTAATTTCTATACTGCAGAAAATGGATTTGGGACTCAAGCTACTCTTGAAACCCTTTATGAGGGAGAAAAGCGAACATATACCTTAACCCGAGAAACGAAATCCGATTCTGATCTTGAAAAGGATAAGGAAATGCAGAAAAAAACTCCGGAAAAGAAACTGAATGACTATGTAGCCTCCAGTAATTCTTATAACAGGAGTTTCAGATTTCTGGATAAAGACAGTACCATTGCTTATATTAAGGTGAAAAGCTTTTCAAGAGATTATTCGGATGAATTTTATAAAAAAACTTTTGCCAAGATCAGTCATGCAAAATCTTCCTACCTTATCATAGATGTCCGAAATAACTATGGTGGATCATTGTATGAAATCAATAATCTGTATTCTTATCTGGCCGATGAACCATTTACCCTGATCAAACCGTCTCAGCTCACTTCCAGGAATGTTCCTCTGCGTACAAATTATTTCAGAAAAAGTACTCCCTTAGAATATGCCCTTAAAAGCATTGCCTATCCGAGCTACTTTTTTGCACAGACTTTCAGTACGTATAAAAAGGATGGAAAAGTATTCTACAAGATGAAGGCTGACAAACCTACAAAACCCAAAAAGGAATCCTTTCACGGAAAAGTTTTTGTATTGATCAACGGAGGAAGTTTCTCCGCATCTTCTATTATTACCGCTAAGCTTAAAAACGACAAAAGAGCAACGCTGGTAGGAGAAGAAACCGGAGGTGCCAATGACGGAACTGTTGCCGGTTTTTATTCGTATCAGAAACTTCCGAATTCTGAAATAAGATTTCCTATCGGATTGCTTTTGGTACAGCCTAATATTAATTTTTCAGACTCACGGAAAGGGGTTGTCCCTGATGTGACTATTACTGAAAATATGCAGGATATTCTCGATAAAAAAGATCCTCAGCTGGATTGGATAAAAAATGAAATAGCAAAAGAAAAGCAAAATAAAGGACAATAA
- a CDS encoding RNA polymerase sigma factor → MTSLEQEFIRKIEQHKGILFKISKMYMTEKDDRDDLFQEITYQLWKAFPGFRGESEFSTWLYRISLNTAIIFLKTEKRRSFIAREDFSNQIIVQEDYDYHKEERLTEMYKAIHQLNPIDKAFIFYYLEDFSGKQIAEQMGISEGNVRVKMNRAKNKLKDILSQIKTNKH, encoded by the coding sequence ATGACCTCATTAGAACAAGAGTTTATACGTAAAATTGAACAGCATAAAGGAATCCTATTTAAGATTTCTAAAATGTACATGACTGAAAAGGATGATCGTGATGATCTTTTTCAGGAGATTACCTATCAGCTCTGGAAAGCATTTCCCGGTTTCAGAGGGGAAAGTGAATTTTCTACATGGCTGTACAGAATCTCTTTGAATACAGCGATTATTTTCCTTAAAACAGAAAAGAGAAGAAGCTTTATTGCCCGTGAAGATTTTTCTAATCAAATCATTGTTCAGGAAGATTATGATTACCATAAAGAAGAAAGACTGACAGAAATGTATAAAGCGATTCATCAGCTCAATCCCATTGATAAAGCCTTTATATTCTATTATCTCGAAGACTTTTCAGGAAAGCAGATTGCAGAGCAGATGGGTATTTCTGAAGGCAATGTAAGAGTGAAAATGAACCGGGCAAAAAATAAACTTAAAGATATCTTAAGCCAAATAAAAACCAACAAACATTAA